Genomic window (bacterium):
CGACGTCGGCGCGCGTCGAAAGCGTGATAGGATGGCTCCGACTCGAGGAGCCGTTCATGAAGCTGCGAAGCTCCCCCGCGACCGGTCGCACCGATAGAGGATCCCGATCCGAGGCGGTGCGCGCCGCGAAACCGTCATATCGGCTGCGATGGGCGGTCGCGTTCCTGGCACTGCTCGTGTTGGGAGACGGGAGCAGCGCGCAGGCGCAATTCGGATCGTTCTGGCAGAGCACAGGTGGGCCGCAGGGCGCGCTCGCACGCGACCTCGTGGAGGTCCCGGACGGCACGATGTTCGCCGCCGTACCCGGGGCGCGGCGGAGCCTCCAGCGCTTCGACGACCTCGCCGGCGTATGGGTCGAAGACCTGCGTCCGGAGGCTGCGACGCCGTTCCAGCTCGAGGTGACGGCGTTCGAGGTCTCGCCCGCCGGAGACTTCTACCTCGGCTCCGAATCATTCCCCGAGTTCTCCCGGAGCCTCGACGGGGGCCAGAGCTGGGAGTCCATCGCGATCCCGACGAATCCCCATCGGACGCCGTCCCGCATCCGATTCACGGACAGCGGCGCGTTGGTTGCGACCATGGGGCCGCGGATCTATCGCGCCGCGGCCTCCGAGCTCGTCCAGGATCCGACGCTCTGGACCTGGGAGCTCGTCGAGAACTTCCTGGTCGGGTTCCACGACCTCGCGGTCGCTCCGGGCGGTGTCGTCCTCGCCGCCACCTACCTCGACGGTCTCCTCCGGTCCGCCGACGACGGCGGGACCTTCGATCCGGTGTCGAGTCTCGCCGGGGTCGAGGTGACCCGGATCGCGCTCCAGGCGGACGCGTCCCTGCTCGCGGGCTCTCGCGCGTCCGGCGTCTTCTTCTCGAGCGACGGGGGGCTCACCTGGTCCCCCGATTCCGCAGGGCTGCCGTCGGGGGCGGTCCTCGCGATCCACCCGTCCTCGAATGGCGACGCGTACGTCTCGATCGACGGAGCGCCTCTCCAGTTTCGGGCCGCCACCGACACGAGCTGGTCGGACGCGGCCGATCAGCCGGACGGTTGGCGCGCTTCGGCGCTCCTCGAGCGAGCGGACGGGACGAGGGTCGTCAGTACGACGGCGGGCGTCTCCGTTTCGGCGGGAAGTGGACTCCCTTGGGCCGCGTCGAGCAACGGATTCCCCTCTTCAGAGGTCACGTCGATCGTCCAGCTGGCCGGAGGGGACGTCTTCGCCGGTGGATCCGGGGGCGTGTACCGATCCGTCGATGGCGGCGCGACGTGGGGACCGTCGGCCCACGAGACACCTTCGGTCATCGCGCTCGTCGAGGATCCGGCGGGAGGACTCGTGGCGGCCGTCGAAACGACCAACGTGACGCCCTTGGCCCCGCCAGCGTCTTTCACGGGGATCCCGCCAGCGGCGTTCCTCCGTTCGGACGACGCCGGTGACACCTGGTCTCCGATCCCCAGCCCGCCCGTCTTCACACCGAGCCTGCTCGACGTCGACGAGCTGGTCTCGGGCCCCGGCGTGATCCTCGCCGTGACCAACTTCGGCGTCTACGGAACCTTCGACGGCGGTCAGACCTGGAACAGCGAGCGCGGCTTCGTTCCGACCGGCGGGGTCGAGCAGCTGATCTGGGCGAATGGTGCGTTCTACGCCTGGAACCGAGCCGACGAGCGCGTGTACCGCTCTCTGGATTCCGGGGCGACGTGGTCGGGCGTCGGCGTGAGCCCAGGCATCGACGACAACTTCCCCGATTTCAGGGCGTCGCCGTCGGGACGATTCTTCGTGTTCGGCCGGGACCAGGGCGACGACAGGATCTTCGAGTCCACGGACCAGGGCACGACGTGGACTCCGGTCGCCAGCCCCGAAGCGAGTGACTCGCCCGTCGGATCGTGGTTCGCCGACGACGAGTCGCTCCTGATCAGCAATCCGAACGGCGTATTTCGACTGATCCCCGACTCGCCGGCTTCGACGGAACAAGCGCTCGCGCCGGCTCCACCGAGCGCGGCCTGCTGCGCCTTCGAGGTGCTCGACTCCGGGCACTCGGCGGTCGGGACCTCGAAGGGCGTGTTTCTCAGCGTGAACCCGGTGCCGGAGCCTTCGCTCCTCGTCGGACTCGCGTCGGGGATGCTCTGGTTGGCAGGTCGCGGGCGAGGCGCTCCTCGACGTCGAATGCGATAGGGGGCGTCTCGGCGGCTCGCTCCGTGCGGTCGGCGAGCTAGCCTGGAGGGCGCAGAGCCACGACCGGTCGTCGCGTTGCCCAGGGCTCGGCTCGGGTCGTCCTGCTCGCGTGACCGGAGGACCCCATGCTGCTCGAAGACAAGGTCGCCGTCGTGACCGGGATCGGCCCCGGTCTCGGCCGGGACATCGCGCTCCTCTTCGCCCGTGAAGGCGCGCATCTCGCGATCGCGGCGCGCAACGAGGAACGCCTGAAGGCCGTCGCCGCCGAGATCGAAGCGCTCGGTCGCGACGTGCTGGCGATCCCGACCGATTTGACGGACCGCGCGGCCTGCCAGGCCCTCGTCGCCGCGACGATCGAACGCTTCGGTCGCGTCGACGTGCTGGTCCAGAACGGCCACTACGACGGCGACTACAAGATCGTGACCGAGTCCGATCCCCAGGACTGGCGGGACATCATGGAGGTGAACCTCTTCGGTGCCTTCCACCTCGTCCAGGCGGTCGCGCCCTCCATGAAGGCGCGCGGCGACGGGCGGATCATCCTGGTCAACACGGGCGCGAGCACCGACCCGCCGCCGACCCTCGGCGCCTACGCAGCGTCCAAGGCGGCGCTCGCGAGTCTCGTGCGCACGCTCGCCGTCGAGCTCGGACCCGAGGGCATTCGCGCGAACGGCATCCAGCTCGGCCCCATGACCGGGGACAACTTCACGGGCTACGTCGAGAGTCTCGCGCAGGCATCCGGACGGACCTACGAGGAGGAGCTCGCCCTCTACAACGAGCAGTTCGCCCTGCGCTACACGCCGACGACGGAGGAGTGCGCGGGCACGGCCCTCTTCCTGGCCTCGGATCTCGCGCGGCCGATCACGGGACAGAGCATCGCGGTGAACGGCGGGAAGTGGTTCCTCACCTGAGCACGACGGCCGCGCCCGTTCAGCTCGGCGCGTTCGCCTCGAGGTCCATGCCCTGGACGAGCTCGATCTGGTAGCCGTCGGGATCCTCGACGAAGGAGATCCAGACGTCCCATTCCTCGAGATGCATCGGCTCGACCACGCTCTTCGCGCCGGCCGCGATCGCCTTGACGTGGAGCGCCTTCACGTCGTCCGTGTTGACGTAGAGCTTCCACATCGCGCCGACCTTCTTGATCCCGTCCGCGCTCTGATCGATCGGGGCGGTCTTGTCGTCGTGTTCGGCGAGCTGGAGCGCGGAGCCCGGGCCGCCGCCCCAGATGAGCGCTTCGTTCGTTCCCGGGATCTGGGTCCGGCTGTGGAGCTTCAGCCCGAGGACGTCGGTGTAGAACTCGACTGAGCGCTCGAGATCGCTCACGTTGATGCAGTACTGGCCCAGAGTGGTTCCCACGGTCGTTCCTTTCCTGTGCGTGTCGCCCATGTCCGAGTGAATGCGGAGCGAGCCCGTCAGATCGGGCAGTCGCCCCCGCCGAGCTTCTTCGCTCGGTCCGTGAGGTTCGCTTCGAGCGTAGCCTCCCGGCCGATCATGATGACGAAGTCCTGGTTGCGAATGCCGTCGAGTGCATGCTGAGCAAGCTCGTCCAGGTCCTGCACGGGGAGCTCGAAGCCCATGCGCTCGTTCAGATCGCTGGCGAAGGCCTCGAAGCTGGCCGGCTCGGCTTCCGGAAGGGCTGCTTCGCGTGCGAGCTCCGGGGGGCGGTTGCGGGATCCGGTGAGCAGGCCGGTGTTCAGGAGGCCGCCGCTCGGGTAGAGGATCGCGGCGCTGACGTTCGTGTTCTCGTCGCGAAGCTCGGCGGCGAGGCATTCGGTCAGGATCGACACCCCCGCCTTGCTCGCCGCGTAGATGGACTGCTTGGCCATCGGCGTCACGCCTCCGTTGCCCGACGAGGTGTTGACGACGACGCCTTCTTCGCCGGAGGCGATCATGCGCGGCACGAAAGCGCGAATACCGTGGGTGACGCCGAGCAGGTTCACGCCGATCAGCCACTCCCAATCCGTCGCTTCGGTCTCCCAGAGGTTGATGAAGGGGACGCCGACGCCGGCGTTGTTGAAGAGCAGATGGCACGCCCCGTGCCGATCGAAGACCTCGTCCGCCAGGGCGTTCACGGAGGCGCCGTCGCGCACGTCGACGACGACGCCCGAGATCTCTCCGCCGCCTTCCCCCAGCTCGGCCGTCGTCGCGTCGAGCGCGGCCTGCTCCACATCGGCGATGACGACTTTCGCGCCGGCGCCGAGGAGAGCGCGCGCGATCGCCTTGCCGATCCCGCTCGCGCCGCCCGTGATCACGGCGACCTTGCCCGTGAAGTCCTTCATCTTCCATCCCTTCCGTTCGCGGCGACCCTGCCGCGGGGGATCACGCGAAGTCGCTCCGCGGCGGACCGATCCGCTCGACGATCGGCGCGAGCGCGTCGACGTCCAGCTTGTAGAAACGCGCCGCGTTGCCGCCGAGCATCGCCGCCAGGTCGGACTCGGGCACGTCCCGGAAGAGCGCTCGCCGATCGACGTCGGTGTTCGGCCAGCAGCCCTCGGGATGGGGGTAGTCCGTCCCCCACATGATCGATTCGAGCCCGATCGCCTCGCGCTGCTCGACTTCGGTGCGCTTCAGGAGCGAGGTGCCGACGGCGACGTTGCGCCGGAAGTACTCGCTCGGCTTCATCGAGAGGTGGGACGTGAAGTCGCCCATCTTGGCCGAGATGTGCGTCTCGCTGAAGTTGCGGTCGGCCGTCTCCAGGAAGGGAGGGACCCAGTCGCCCGAACCCTCGGTGATCGCGACGCGCAGGTCCGGGTGTCGTTCGAAGACGCCTCCCCAGATCAGGAAGTTGAGCGGTCGCGTGAGCCACCAGACGAACTCGGTCGTCGCGGCGCCGACCGCGCCGATCGCGAGCGAGCCGTCCGGGTTGAAGGCGAAGTAGTCCTCCTTGGGCGACGGACCCGAGTGGAAGTGGATGGGCATCTCGAGCTCGGCGCAGACCGCCCAGAGGGGGTCGTAGCGATCCAGGTGGTAGGGCGGTTGCGTGCCCCACATGACGGGGAGCATGACGCCGCGAAGCCCGTTCTTGCGCGCCCAGCGCACCTCCGCGATCGCCTCGTCGACGTCCCAGAGCGCCGGGACGATCGCGAGTCCGATGTGGCGTTCGGGCGTGATGCTGCAGAACTCCGAGAGCCACCGGTTGTGGGCGCGCGCCCCGGCCCACTGGAGCTCCGGATCGACGCCTTCGGTTCCGAGTCCCAGGCCGGCGTCGAAGGGCGGGCTGTTGTTCTCCGTGATGCCGTCCGGAAAGATCACTTCGACCGCGATGCCGTCGCCGTCGAGGACCTCGATTCGCCGGTCGTGGTCCCAGGCGCCGGTCAGCCCGTCCCAGTTCTCGAGCTTCCACTTCTCGTTGAACTCGTCGATCAGGAAGAGCTTGCCGAGCGCGTCGCGTTGGGCGGCCTCCGCGGCCACGGCCCGGTCGAAGGCGTCGTGGTGCTTCGACTCGAGATAGTCGCGGTAGCGCTCGGGCGGCAGGCCGGCGTGACAGTCGGAAGAGACGGCGAGGTGGCGGGTCATGATTCGTCCTCCAGGGTCGGATCGTGGGCTTCGGTCGATCCACGGGGTGCGATCGCGTCGGCGAGGAACCGGGCGGCGGCTTCGCCGCGCTCGTGGAGCGGGTAGGTCGGGTCGTGGACCCAGTTGAGCGCCATCGATGCGACGACGCTGGACACGACTTCCGCCATCGTGTCGAGGGGCATGTCGTCCCGCACGACGCCGCGCGAGACGCCCTCGCGCAGGAACGAGCGGAAGGCCCCGTGGAATCGACGATCGCGATCGGAATTGCCGTCGGTCGCGGCCGTCATCCAGATCAGCCCCTGGAGCTCGCGTCTCGTTTCGTCCCCGACGTTCGAGCCGTCCGGGGCTTCGAGGAAGAGGGCGCGAAGCTGGGACTCGATCGATCCTGGTTCCTTGGCGAGTGCTTCGAGTCGCGAGGAGAGTCGGTTCTCCGAGCGATTCGTGAGCCCGCGGAGCAGATCGCGTTTGCCCGAGAAGTGATTGAAGAACGTCCCATAGGCGATGCCCGCCTCGGAGCAGATCTGCGCGACCTTCGTTTCGTCGAAGCCCTGCTCGGCGAAGAGCCGTTCGGCCACGTCGAGCGTGCGCTCGATCGTGGCTGCTCTTCGCTGCTCGCGGCGGCCCGCGCCCGGGCTGACTTCGTTCGGCATCATTGACTTTGTACTTGGATCCAAGTACAAAATCAACTCCGAAAACGCCGCACCCACGGTTCAGGAGGCCCACGGATGAACGCATCACAGGAAGGCGTCGCGCTCCCGCTCCCCAACGGATGGTTCGCCGTGGCCTGGAGCCACGACCTCGGCGAGGGCGACGTGCAGTCCGTCCGCTGCTTCGGCCGGGATCTCGTCCTCTACCGGTTGTGGAGTGGAGAGCCCGCGCTGCTCGATGCCTACTGCCCGCACCTCGGTGCCCATCTCGGTGTCGGCGGACGCGTGATCGAGGATTCGATCCGGTGTCCGTTCCACGGATGGCGATTCGATTCGACCGGCCAGTGCGTGTCCATTCCCCACTGCAAGAGCATTCCGCCGAACGCGAAGCTCCGCGGTTGGGACGTCATCGAGAAGAACGGAATGATCTTCGCGTGGTATCACGCGGAGGAGAAGCCGCCGAGCTGGGAGATCCCGACGATCCCCGAGTTCGGCGACGCCGACTGGACCGAGCCGCGACACGTCGATCTCGAAGTGCCCATCCACCTCCAGGAGCTCGCCGAGAACAACTGCGATCCGGCCCACTTCGAGTTCGTGCACGGGAGCGCCGACATTCCGCCGACGGAGATGGAGCTCTCCGAAGAGGGGCGCTTCTACCGGATGTCGAGCCCGTTCACCCGCGAGACGCCCGTGGGTCCGATGGAGATGCAGCTCATTCGCGACTCGTGGGGCCTCGGTCTCTCGACGGTGCGAACCGAAGGCCTTCCCGGCGTCAGCATGTTGCTCTTCACGTCGACGACCCCGGTCGAGACGGATCGGTCGGTCATGCGCTGGTCGCTCACGGTGACGCGCAACATCGCCGGACAGGCGGGCGACGAGTTCATGCAGGGCATCGTCGACGGCGTGAAGCAGGACATCCCGATCTGGACGAACAAGATCCACCGGGCCAATCCGGTTCTCTGCGAGACCGACAGGTACATCGCCGAGTTCCGGAAGTGGACGCGGCAGTTCTACTCCGAGCCGGCGGGCGAGGCGCTGGCGGGGTAGCCTCGAACGGCTGCGAATTCGAACCCCAACGAAGGACTCCACATGTTCGATCTCAAAATCACCGGCGGCACGATCGTCGACGGGACGGGGACGGCGCGCTTCGTCGGTGACGTCGCGATCAAGGACGGCGTGATCGCCGCCGTCGGCCCGGATCTCGAAGGCGAGGCGAGCGAGACCCTCGACGCCTCGGGCCATCTCGTGACGCCCGGCTTCGTCGACATCCACACCCACTACGACGGCCAGGCCACCTGGGACAGCCTCCTCGACCCCTCGGCCAGCCACGGCGTCACGACGATCGTGACCGGCAACTGCGGCGTCGGCTTCGCCCCCGTCCGCCCCGGCGACGAGAAGCGCCTGATCGAGATGATGGAAGGGGTGGAGGACATCCCCGGAACGGCGCTCTACGAAGGGATCGAGTGGAGCTGGGAGACGTTCCCGCAGTACCTCGACGCGCTGGACGGGCGCGAGTACTCGATGGACATCGCCGCCTTCGTCCCGCACGCGCCGATCCGGCTCTACGTGATGGGCGAGCGCGGGGAGCGGAACGAGGCGGCGACCGCGGAGGACATCGCGGAGATGTCCGAGCACGTGCGCGCCGCGATCGCGGCGGGCGCTGTCGGGGTCTCGACCTCGCGCTCGCTGAACCACAAGACCCTCGATGGCGAGCTCGTCGCCGGCACCTTCGCTGGACAGGCGGAGCTCGAGGGACTCGCGAGCGCGATGCTCGAAGCGGGGGGCGGTCTCTTCGAGGTCGTGCCGCAGGGCGAGACGGGGGACGACGAGGCGCTCATCCTCGGAGAGATCGAGCTGATCAGCCGCGTCTCGAAGGAGACCGGGGCCGAGGTCTCGTTCCTGATGGTCCAGGCGGGGGGTGCGCCGGAGCTCTGGCGCAAGCAGCTCGAGGCGGTGGCCGAGGCGAACGCCGGCGGCGCGAAGCTCGTCCCGCAGGTCGGCGGTCGCCCGGGCGGGATGCTGATCGGGCTCCCCAGCTATCACGGGTTCATGCGACGACCGACCTTCCGTCGCCTCGAGGCGGAGCTCTCGGGCGACGCACTCGTCGAGGCGCTCCGGGATCCGGCGAATCGCGCGGCGATCCTCGGCGAGACCGACGAGCCGCTGCTTCCGAGCGAGCAGTTCGGGGCGATGACCGAGGCGATGCCCTTCCTCTTCCAGGCCATGTACCCCCTCGGCAATCCGCCGAACTACGAGCAGACGGCGGATCGTTCGATCGCGGGGATCGCCGCGTCGACGGGCCGCGATCCCTGGGAGGTCCACTACGACCTGCTCGTGGACGGCGAATGGGTGCTCGGCGCCTTCGTGAACTACGCGCAGGCGTCCCAGGAGCCCTTGCGGGCGATGATCGAGGATCCGGCGACGGTGCTCGGGCTCTCGGACGGCGGCGCGCACGTGAAGATGATCTGCGATGCGTCGGTGCCGACCTACATGCTGACGCATTGGGTCCGCGACCGGGAGCGCGGCGATCGGCTGTCGCTCGAGGCGACCGTACAGAAGCAGACGTCCGAGTCGGCGCGAGTCGTCGGGATGCACGACCGCGGCACGATCGAGGTCGGCAAGAAGGCGGACCTCAACGTGATCGACTTCGAAGGGTTGACGCTCCATCCGCCGCGCTCGGTCAACGACCTGCCCGCCGGCGGCGCGCGGATTCTGCAGGACGCGTCGGGCTATCGCGCGACGATCGTGAGCGGCGTCGTGACGCGGCGGGACGATCGGGACACGGGAGCGCGACCCGGGCGGTTGGTGCGGTCCGGGCGGGCCTGAGCGCCGCTGGCCTCGACGCGTCCGGACGGCGTCAGTCTCCGGCCGTGACCTGCGCGGTCGCCCAGCGATAGTCCGCCTTCCCGCTCGGGCTTCGCTGGATCGTGTCGACGAAGACGAAGGCCTTGGGCAGCTTGTATCGCGCGACGTGGCGCTCGGCCTCGGCGAGGAGCGCCGGCTCGTCCCGCGCGGCCCCCTTCGCGAGGGCGATCACGGCGACGACCTCCTGCCCCCAGCGGTCGCTCGGACGCGGTGCGACGACGACGTCGAACACGTCGGGATGGGCCTTCAGCGCGCTTTCGACTTCCTCGGCGAAGATCTTCTCTCCGCCGGAGTTGATGCAGACCGAATCCCGACCGAGGAGCTCGACCGAGCCGTTCTCGTTGTAGTGGGCCCGGTCGCCGGGAACGGAGTACCGCTCGCCATCGATTCGCACGAAGGTGCGTGCGGTCTTCTCGGGGTCGCCGAGATAGCCGAGGGGCATGCGGCCGCTCTTGGCGAGCCAGCCGATCTCGCGCTCCTCCGGAGCGAGGACACGGGTGAGGTCCTCGCTCACGACGACGGATCCGGACGCGGCATTGAAAGCGCCCGACTGGGTGTTGTTCCGGGTCGACACCTGCATGCCCTGGATGCCGCCCTCGGAGGAGCCCATTCCGTCCACGATCACGATGTCCGGGAGACACTCGAAGAACGCGTCCTTGTTCGTCCGGGAGAGTGGGGCGCCGCCGGACGAGACGATCTTCAGCTCGGACAGCTCGCGATCGTTCTCGCGGAGCTCGTCGATCAGCGGCCGCGCGAAGGCGTCTCCGACGATGGTCATTCCGTTCACGCGCTCGCGGGCGGCGGTATCGAGGAAGTCCGCGGGGTCGAGCTTCCGGACTTCGCTCGGGAAGACGGCGGTCGCGCCGCCGGTCATGCCGTTCACGAGCGTCCACTGGGCGGCGCCGTGCATGAGCGGAGGGCCGACCAGCATGCGACCCGGCTCGGCCTCGGAGGCTTCCTTCGCCATCTCCTCGAGGGACGCGAAGACGACGCCGTTCTGTCGCCGCCCGCCCATCGCGGTGATGAAGATGTCTTCGGCGCGCCACAAGACGCCTTTGGGCATGCCGGTCGTGCCACCCGTATAGAGGATGTAGAGGTCGTCGGGCGAGGGATCGACCTCTGGGCGCGCGGTCGAGGCGGAGGCCACCGCCGACGCGTAGTCGAGCGCGCCGTCGACGAGCGCGTTACCGGAATCGTCCTGGACCTGGAGGAGCAGCTCGAGACGAGGGAGCTTCGCGCGGACGCGCTCGATCTGCGGAGCGAATTCGGCGTGGTAGACCACCGCCCGCGTGTCCGCGTTGTCGAAGAGGTAGAGCAGCTCCTCTTCGACATAGCGGTAGTTCACGTTGAACGGCGCACAGCGGGCCTTCCAGGCGCCGAACATGCCTTCCGCGTACTCGGGGCTGTTGTAGAGATAGAGCGCGACGTGGGGCTGCCCCGACTCGTGGTCCTCGAGGGCGTCCCGCTCCTTCTCGGCGGTCAGGCCGTGTTCGAGGAAGACGTTTCCGAGCGCGTTCGTTCGCTGGTCGAACTCGGCGTAGGTGATTCGTCGGTCGCCGAGAACGAGCATCTCCCGGTCGGGAACGGTCTGGGCGAGGGCTTCGATGACGCCGGGGAGGGTGAAGGGCATGGGATTCCCAGGAAGTGGAGGAGGGTTGGAGGTCGTTCAGCCGATGACGCCGGCTTCTCGAAGCCTGTCGATTCGCGTTCCGTCGAAGCCCCAGGCTTTCAGGCACTCGGTCGTATCCGAGCCGGGGGCCGAGGCGAGCGACGAGACGCCGACTTCGCTTCGGCTGAATCGCGGCGCGGGCCCCGGTTGGTACTTCCCGGGCTCGACCTCGACGAAGACCTCGCGGGACGCGTTGTGCGGGTGTGCCGGGGCTTCCGTCATCTTGAGGACCGGCGAGAAGCAGATCTCGCGGCCCTCCATCGCGGTACACCACTCGTCGCGCGTCTTCGTCTTGAAGATCGCCTCGACGCGCTCCTTGAGCTCCGGCCAGGCGGACGAGTCCATCTGGTGGGGCAGGTCCTCGCCGGCCAGCCCGAGCACGTCGAGCAGGTTCGCGTAGAACTGGGGCTCGAGCGCGCCGATCGAGACGTATCCGCCGTCCTTGCACTCGAAGACGTCGTAGAAGTGGGAGCCGGTATCCAACATGTTCGTGCCCGGCGCTTCGTTCCAGGCGCCCGCCTGGGCGGCGCCGAAGATCGATGCGGACAGGAGCGCCGCGCCGTCGCACATCGCGGCATCGACCACCTGTCCCTCGCCCGAACGGGATCGCTCGAGGAGCGCGGTCACCATCCCGAACGCGAGCAACATCCCACCGCCGCCGAAGTCGCCCAGGTAGTTGACCGGCGGAGTGGGGCGCTCGCCCTTCCGGCCGATCGTGTGGAGCGCAC
Coding sequences:
- a CDS encoding SDR family NAD(P)-dependent oxidoreductase, with protein sequence MKDFTGKVAVITGGASGIGKAIARALLGAGAKVVIADVEQAALDATTAELGEGGGEISGVVVDVRDGASVNALADEVFDRHGACHLLFNNAGVGVPFINLWETEATDWEWLIGVNLLGVTHGIRAFVPRMIASGEEGVVVNTSSGNGGVTPMAKQSIYAASKAGVSILTECLAAELRDENTNVSAAILYPSGGLLNTGLLTGSRNRPPELAREAALPEAEPASFEAFASDLNERMGFELPVQDLDELAQHALDGIRNQDFVIMIGREATLEANLTDRAKKLGGGDCPI
- a CDS encoding glycoside hydrolase, yielding MKLRSSPATGRTDRGSRSEAVRAAKPSYRLRWAVAFLALLVLGDGSSAQAQFGSFWQSTGGPQGALARDLVEVPDGTMFAAVPGARRSLQRFDDLAGVWVEDLRPEAATPFQLEVTAFEVSPAGDFYLGSESFPEFSRSLDGGQSWESIAIPTNPHRTPSRIRFTDSGALVATMGPRIYRAAASELVQDPTLWTWELVENFLVGFHDLAVAPGGVVLAATYLDGLLRSADDGGTFDPVSSLAGVEVTRIALQADASLLAGSRASGVFFSSDGGLTWSPDSAGLPSGAVLAIHPSSNGDAYVSIDGAPLQFRAATDTSWSDAADQPDGWRASALLERADGTRVVSTTAGVSVSAGSGLPWAASSNGFPSSEVTSIVQLAGGDVFAGGSGGVYRSVDGGATWGPSAHETPSVIALVEDPAGGLVAAVETTNVTPLAPPASFTGIPPAAFLRSDDAGDTWSPIPSPPVFTPSLLDVDELVSGPGVILAVTNFGVYGTFDGGQTWNSERGFVPTGGVEQLIWANGAFYAWNRADERVYRSLDSGATWSGVGVSPGIDDNFPDFRASPSGRFFVFGRDQGDDRIFESTDQGTTWTPVASPEASDSPVGSWFADDESLLISNPNGVFRLIPDSPASTEQALAPAPPSAACCAFEVLDSGHSAVGTSKGVFLSVNPVPEPSLLVGLASGMLWLAGRGRGAPRRRMR
- a CDS encoding TetR/AcrR family transcriptional regulator, whose product is MPNEVSPGAGRREQRRAATIERTLDVAERLFAEQGFDETKVAQICSEAGIAYGTFFNHFSGKRDLLRGLTNRSENRLSSRLEALAKEPGSIESQLRALFLEAPDGSNVGDETRRELQGLIWMTAATDGNSDRDRRFHGAFRSFLREGVSRGVVRDDMPLDTMAEVVSSVVASMALNWVHDPTYPLHERGEAAARFLADAIAPRGSTEAHDPTLEDES
- a CDS encoding VOC family protein, whose translation is MGTTLGQYCINVSDLERSVEFYTDVLGLKLHSRTQIPGTNEALIWGGGPGSALQLAEHDDKTAPIDQSADGIKKVGAMWKLYVNTDDVKALHVKAIAAGAKSVVEPMHLEEWDVWISFVEDPDGYQIELVQGMDLEANAPS
- a CDS encoding CoA transferase, producing MPGPLSGFKIIEMVGIGPAPFASMMLADMGAEVLRVDRVSGGGFLSGGGGPADVLGRNRKSAAINIKDERGVAAVLDLVEQADGFIEGLRPGVMERLGLGPDVCLARNPGLVYGRMTGWGQSGAYKDDVGHDINYIAITGALHTIGRKGERPTPPVNYLGDFGGGGMLLAFGMVTALLERSRSGEGQVVDAAMCDGAALLSASIFGAAQAGAWNEAPGTNMLDTGSHFYDVFECKDGGYVSIGALEPQFYANLLDVLGLAGEDLPHQMDSSAWPELKERVEAIFKTKTRDEWCTAMEGREICFSPVLKMTEAPAHPHNASREVFVEVEPGKYQPGPAPRFSRSEVGVSSLASAPGSDTTECLKAWGFDGTRIDRLREAGVIG
- a CDS encoding amidohydrolase codes for the protein MTRHLAVSSDCHAGLPPERYRDYLESKHHDAFDRAVAAEAAQRDALGKLFLIDEFNEKWKLENWDGLTGAWDHDRRIEVLDGDGIAVEVIFPDGITENNSPPFDAGLGLGTEGVDPELQWAGARAHNRWLSEFCSITPERHIGLAIVPALWDVDEAIAEVRWARKNGLRGVMLPVMWGTQPPYHLDRYDPLWAVCAELEMPIHFHSGPSPKEDYFAFNPDGSLAIGAVGAATTEFVWWLTRPLNFLIWGGVFERHPDLRVAITEGSGDWVPPFLETADRNFSETHISAKMGDFTSHLSMKPSEYFRRNVAVGTSLLKRTEVEQREAIGLESIMWGTDYPHPEGCWPNTDVDRRALFRDVPESDLAAMLGGNAARFYKLDVDALAPIVERIGPPRSDFA
- a CDS encoding Rieske (2Fe-2S) protein, with product MNASQEGVALPLPNGWFAVAWSHDLGEGDVQSVRCFGRDLVLYRLWSGEPALLDAYCPHLGAHLGVGGRVIEDSIRCPFHGWRFDSTGQCVSIPHCKSIPPNAKLRGWDVIEKNGMIFAWYHAEEKPPSWEIPTIPEFGDADWTEPRHVDLEVPIHLQELAENNCDPAHFEFVHGSADIPPTEMELSEEGRFYRMSSPFTRETPVGPMEMQLIRDSWGLGLSTVRTEGLPGVSMLLFTSTTPVETDRSVMRWSLTVTRNIAGQAGDEFMQGIVDGVKQDIPIWTNKIHRANPVLCETDRYIAEFRKWTRQFYSEPAGEALAG
- a CDS encoding amidohydrolase family protein, which gives rise to MFDLKITGGTIVDGTGTARFVGDVAIKDGVIAAVGPDLEGEASETLDASGHLVTPGFVDIHTHYDGQATWDSLLDPSASHGVTTIVTGNCGVGFAPVRPGDEKRLIEMMEGVEDIPGTALYEGIEWSWETFPQYLDALDGREYSMDIAAFVPHAPIRLYVMGERGERNEAATAEDIAEMSEHVRAAIAAGAVGVSTSRSLNHKTLDGELVAGTFAGQAELEGLASAMLEAGGGLFEVVPQGETGDDEALILGEIELISRVSKETGAEVSFLMVQAGGAPELWRKQLEAVAEANAGGAKLVPQVGGRPGGMLIGLPSYHGFMRRPTFRRLEAELSGDALVEALRDPANRAAILGETDEPLLPSEQFGAMTEAMPFLFQAMYPLGNPPNYEQTADRSIAGIAASTGRDPWEVHYDLLVDGEWVLGAFVNYAQASQEPLRAMIEDPATVLGLSDGGAHVKMICDASVPTYMLTHWVRDRERGDRLSLEATVQKQTSESARVVGMHDRGTIEVGKKADLNVIDFEGLTLHPPRSVNDLPAGGARILQDASGYRATIVSGVVTRRDDRDTGARPGRLVRSGRA
- a CDS encoding acyl-CoA synthetase, whose amino-acid sequence is MPFTLPGVIEALAQTVPDREMLVLGDRRITYAEFDQRTNALGNVFLEHGLTAEKERDALEDHESGQPHVALYLYNSPEYAEGMFGAWKARCAPFNVNYRYVEEELLYLFDNADTRAVVYHAEFAPQIERVRAKLPRLELLLQVQDDSGNALVDGALDYASAVASASTARPEVDPSPDDLYILYTGGTTGMPKGVLWRAEDIFITAMGGRRQNGVVFASLEEMAKEASEAEPGRMLVGPPLMHGAAQWTLVNGMTGGATAVFPSEVRKLDPADFLDTAARERVNGMTIVGDAFARPLIDELRENDRELSELKIVSSGGAPLSRTNKDAFFECLPDIVIVDGMGSSEGGIQGMQVSTRNNTQSGAFNAASGSVVVSEDLTRVLAPEEREIGWLAKSGRMPLGYLGDPEKTARTFVRIDGERYSVPGDRAHYNENGSVELLGRDSVCINSGGEKIFAEEVESALKAHPDVFDVVVAPRPSDRWGQEVVAVIALAKGAARDEPALLAEAERHVARYKLPKAFVFVDTIQRSPSGKADYRWATAQVTAGD
- a CDS encoding SDR family oxidoreductase, which gives rise to MLLEDKVAVVTGIGPGLGRDIALLFAREGAHLAIAARNEERLKAVAAEIEALGRDVLAIPTDLTDRAACQALVAATIERFGRVDVLVQNGHYDGDYKIVTESDPQDWRDIMEVNLFGAFHLVQAVAPSMKARGDGRIILVNTGASTDPPPTLGAYAASKAALASLVRTLAVELGPEGIRANGIQLGPMTGDNFTGYVESLAQASGRTYEEELALYNEQFALRYTPTTEECAGTALFLASDLARPITGQSIAVNGGKWFLT